The Corynebacterium qintianiae genome has a window encoding:
- a CDS encoding 3-hydroxyacyl-CoA dehydrogenase/enoyl-CoA hydratase family protein, with protein sequence MASDITTAAVLGAGSMGAGIAALLANGGIKVHLLDLPADGEDRDERARKGIETQVKRQGFTRPEYAERVTPGNTEDHLDRLAEADWIIEAVFEDINVKRDTFAKVDAHRRPGAPVTSNTSTIPLETLLAESSEEFKADFAITHFFNPPRVMRLVELVQGPDTRPEVGEKLRQVLERDLGKVVVDCRDTPGFIANRIGSFWMGVGAQVAFDQSIAPEQADVAFGKPFGVPRTGVFGLFDYVGLQVAPHIWGSLLKALPSDDAMQDYGVTDTPQFKELLEKGFTGRTAESGFYRGRGEVYDFEAGDYRPKQSYEVPKDPKELMESGTPEGNYAREVFRITLQYCCDTAEEIAATVDQIDIAMELGYGWKKGPFALADSIGLDYVASLFDATPTLLESARKAGGFYVDGKVLGTDGQLTERAQREGVVRVADLVEGAEVIAQNAGATVYKLEDGVGVFVYSTSMNSSTDDVTELFTHAGEWDLKALVVANDEERAFSAGANLPRLAEISGPQGDEAARKATIRQGIYGLHALRRAPYPVVGAVRGVALGGGMELLLHTDASVIHGETRVGFPERSVGLFPAWSGPVRLLERLLELGVPNAHKVAYDALLNVKPVPAVNVDFWRAHDRVIMSPDHVVEQALDLARALADGYTAPEDAELPLTTEELVYTEGSETDAAIGEALASVYAGEGTATESELADRQVNAASDVLARQENADRAEHMAKTRKPLNN encoded by the coding sequence ATGGCATCTGACATCACCACCGCAGCAGTTCTCGGCGCTGGATCCATGGGCGCCGGTATTGCGGCCCTGCTAGCCAACGGCGGCATCAAGGTCCACCTGCTCGACCTACCCGCCGACGGGGAGGACCGCGACGAGCGCGCTCGCAAGGGCATCGAGACCCAGGTCAAGCGCCAAGGTTTCACCCGGCCGGAGTACGCCGAGCGCGTCACCCCGGGAAACACCGAGGACCACCTCGACCGTCTCGCCGAGGCCGACTGGATCATTGAGGCCGTCTTCGAGGACATCAACGTCAAGCGCGATACCTTCGCCAAGGTCGACGCCCACCGTCGTCCGGGTGCCCCGGTGACCTCGAACACCTCCACCATTCCGCTGGAGACCCTACTGGCCGAGTCGAGCGAGGAGTTCAAGGCCGACTTCGCTATCACCCACTTCTTCAACCCGCCCCGCGTCATGCGCTTGGTCGAGCTCGTGCAGGGTCCGGACACCCGCCCGGAGGTGGGCGAGAAGCTGCGCCAGGTCCTCGAGCGTGACCTGGGCAAGGTCGTCGTGGACTGCCGCGACACCCCGGGCTTCATTGCCAACCGCATTGGATCCTTCTGGATGGGTGTGGGCGCGCAGGTTGCCTTCGACCAGTCCATCGCCCCGGAGCAGGCGGATGTCGCCTTCGGCAAGCCTTTCGGTGTGCCGCGCACCGGCGTTTTCGGCCTGTTCGACTACGTCGGCCTGCAGGTCGCTCCCCACATCTGGGGCTCCCTGCTCAAGGCCCTGCCGTCGGACGACGCAATGCAGGACTACGGCGTAACCGACACCCCGCAGTTCAAAGAGCTGCTTGAGAAGGGTTTCACGGGCCGCACCGCCGAGTCCGGCTTCTACCGCGGCCGCGGCGAGGTCTACGACTTCGAGGCGGGCGACTACCGCCCGAAGCAGTCTTACGAGGTGCCGAAGGACCCGAAGGAGCTCATGGAGTCTGGCACCCCCGAGGGCAACTACGCCCGCGAGGTCTTCCGCATCACACTGCAGTACTGCTGCGACACCGCCGAGGAAATCGCGGCGACCGTCGACCAGATCGACATCGCCATGGAACTCGGTTACGGCTGGAAGAAGGGCCCCTTCGCGTTGGCCGACTCCATTGGACTGGACTATGTCGCATCGCTTTTCGACGCCACCCCGACGCTTCTCGAGTCCGCCCGCAAAGCCGGGGGTTTCTACGTCGACGGTAAGGTGCTCGGCACCGACGGCCAGCTGACCGAGCGCGCGCAGCGCGAGGGCGTCGTCCGCGTCGCCGACCTCGTCGAGGGCGCTGAGGTTATCGCTCAGAACGCCGGCGCAACTGTGTACAAGCTCGAGGACGGTGTGGGCGTGTTCGTCTACTCCACCTCGATGAACTCCTCGACCGATGATGTCACCGAGCTGTTCACGCACGCCGGGGAGTGGGACCTCAAGGCTCTTGTCGTGGCCAACGACGAAGAGCGCGCGTTCTCCGCAGGTGCAAACCTGCCCCGCCTGGCTGAGATCTCCGGGCCCCAGGGTGACGAGGCCGCACGCAAGGCCACCATCCGCCAGGGCATCTACGGCCTGCACGCGTTGCGCCGTGCCCCGTACCCCGTCGTCGGTGCCGTCCGCGGCGTCGCTCTCGGCGGCGGCATGGAGCTGCTTCTGCACACCGACGCCTCCGTTATCCACGGCGAAACCCGCGTTGGCTTCCCGGAGCGATCCGTGGGCTTGTTCCCGGCGTGGTCCGGCCCAGTGCGCCTGCTGGAGCGCCTGCTCGAGCTCGGTGTGCCGAACGCCCACAAGGTTGCCTACGACGCCTTGCTCAACGTCAAGCCGGTTCCGGCCGTCAACGTCGACTTCTGGCGCGCACACGACCGCGTGATCATGAGCCCCGACCACGTTGTGGAGCAGGCTCTTGATCTGGCGCGCGCGCTTGCTGACGGCTATACCGCCCCGGAGGACGCGGAGTTGCCGCTGACCACCGAGGAGCTCGTCTACACGGAGGGCAGCGAGACCGACGCCGCCATCGGTGAGGCGCTCGCCAGTGTCTACGCCGGCGAGGGCACCGCCACCGAGTCGGAGCTTGCTGACCGCCAGGTCAACGCGGCCTCGGACGTGCTGGCTCGCCAGGAGAACGCGGACCGGGCCGAGCATATGGCGAAGACCCGCAAGCCGCTGAACAACTAG
- a CDS encoding acetyl-CoA C-acyltransferase has product MSESIYITHAKRTPIGTFGGSLSKFSTIDLGAHVAEAVIAESGVSADQFDSSVWANVVTTGPRDMYTSRAVALEAGMPQGSHAYGVNRLCGSGVQAAISAAQQLLTNDARLSLVGGVEVMSQAPYSVEGMRQGRKMGDGKLVDWLTGALTDPMGNGIMGITAENVAAKYGIDRERQDEFALQSQTRAADAIANGRFAEQIVPVGDFTTDEHPRQTSAEKLAGLRPSFSKEGSVTPGNSSGINDAAAALVMTGEAGLSDYGLEPMAKVVSWGLAGCDPKYMGLGPTVAVPKALDKAGLKLDDIKVIESNEAFAAQAIAVSDQLGFDNEKTNINGGAIALGHPIGATGVILITKAIHSLKDAGGGLGLVTACIGGGQGIALVLEV; this is encoded by the coding sequence ATGTCAGAATCTATCTACATCACGCACGCTAAGCGCACCCCCATCGGCACCTTCGGCGGTTCCCTGTCGAAGTTCTCGACCATCGATTTGGGCGCGCACGTCGCGGAAGCCGTCATCGCTGAATCCGGCGTATCCGCGGATCAGTTCGACTCCTCCGTGTGGGCGAATGTGGTCACCACCGGCCCGCGCGACATGTACACCTCACGCGCCGTCGCTCTCGAGGCCGGGATGCCGCAGGGCTCCCACGCCTACGGCGTGAACCGTTTGTGCGGTTCCGGCGTGCAGGCGGCCATCAGCGCAGCGCAGCAGCTGCTCACCAACGACGCACGTCTGTCCCTGGTCGGTGGTGTCGAGGTCATGAGCCAGGCGCCGTACTCCGTCGAGGGAATGCGCCAGGGACGCAAAATGGGCGACGGCAAGCTCGTTGACTGGCTCACGGGCGCTCTGACCGACCCGATGGGCAACGGCATCATGGGCATCACGGCAGAAAACGTCGCCGCCAAGTACGGCATCGACCGCGAGCGCCAGGACGAGTTCGCGCTGCAGTCGCAGACCCGCGCGGCCGACGCCATTGCCAACGGCCGCTTCGCCGAGCAGATCGTTCCCGTGGGCGATTTCACCACCGACGAGCACCCGCGGCAGACCTCGGCTGAAAAGCTCGCCGGCTTGCGACCGTCGTTTAGCAAGGAAGGCTCCGTAACCCCCGGCAACTCCTCCGGCATCAACGACGCCGCGGCCGCCCTCGTGATGACGGGCGAGGCTGGCTTGTCCGACTACGGCCTGGAGCCGATGGCCAAGGTCGTTTCCTGGGGCTTGGCCGGTTGCGACCCGAAGTACATGGGCCTGGGCCCGACAGTCGCCGTGCCGAAGGCGCTGGACAAGGCCGGTCTGAAGCTGGACGACATCAAGGTCATTGAGTCGAACGAGGCTTTCGCGGCGCAGGCGATCGCCGTGTCCGACCAGCTCGGATTCGACAACGAGAAAACCAACATCAACGGCGGCGCCATTGCGCTCGGCCACCCGATCGGCGCTACCGGCGTCATCCTGATCACCAAAGCAATCCACTCCCTGAAGGACGCCGGCGGCGGCCTCGGACTTGTCACCGCCTGCATCGGCGGCGGCCAGGGTATCGCTCTCGTTCTGGAGGTTTAA
- a CDS encoding DUF4233 domain-containing protein, with the protein MTSSKARRPETSPLGLGREPVKDPLKGLNGVLAGTLIMEAMTILLILLVVLKVDGGVHWTTFNWLYVTVIGLAHVVMAFFQRIPGALWINLALQIPLIFGFFVHWSVTAVGIMFGVVWFFIIRLRADMLERMKRGYLVTQHLGTAEDTTEEN; encoded by the coding sequence ATGACCTCGAGCAAAGCCCGCAGACCGGAAACTAGCCCGCTCGGCCTCGGCCGTGAGCCCGTGAAGGACCCCCTCAAAGGCTTAAACGGCGTATTAGCGGGGACGCTCATTATGGAGGCGATGACGATCCTCCTGATTCTGCTCGTGGTGCTCAAAGTTGACGGTGGCGTGCACTGGACGACCTTCAACTGGCTCTACGTCACCGTCATCGGCCTTGCCCACGTGGTGATGGCATTTTTCCAGCGCATCCCTGGTGCTCTGTGGATCAACCTTGCGCTGCAGATTCCGCTCATCTTCGGGTTCTTCGTCCATTGGTCCGTAACAGCGGTGGGCATCATGTTCGGGGTGGTGTGGTTTTTCATTATTAGGTTGCGCGCGGACATGCTCGAGCGTATGAAGCGCGGTTACCTTGTCACGCAGCACTTGGGAACCGCTGAGGACACCACAGAAGAGAACTAA
- the folC gene encoding bifunctional tetrahydrofolate synthase/dihydrofolate synthase, producing the protein MDRDVPELPEQYDITLEDTGLKLNLDALGEASLDASDMSGVEDAPRPRPVTERDMVELRRVEAELLERFGETQIDPTLERVRLVMDLLGEPQESFRTIHVAGTNGKTSTTRMIESLLRAFGHRVGRTTSPHLQSITERVGIDGAPIHPADFVAVYDQIAPYMAMADEQSMRQGGQRLSYFEALVCIAYAAFADAPVEVAVVEVGMGGRWDATNVVQADVNVIMPIALDHTEYLGDTIADIAGEKAGIITNSDSVTIVADQEEDAMRVVLEAAVEAGSAVARLGSEFGVADATVAVGGQNLTLRGLGGEYGEVFLPLSGPHQARNAAVALAAVEAFHGASSQRPLDADTVREGFAQVASPGRLERVRGTPTTFIDATHNPHGARALADALSADFDFTRLIGVVAVLGDKDAVGILTALEPVLTEVVITQNTSPRALDAYELAEIAREIFGDERVHVADRLAEAYELAVELAEDALAEVGVQSGSGVVITGSVVTAGEARTMFGKEPQ; encoded by the coding sequence ATGGACAGAGACGTACCGGAGTTGCCGGAACAGTACGACATCACGCTCGAGGACACCGGGTTGAAACTCAACTTGGACGCGTTAGGGGAGGCCTCGCTGGACGCATCCGACATGTCTGGGGTGGAGGACGCGCCGCGGCCGCGCCCTGTGACAGAGCGCGACATGGTGGAGTTGAGGCGTGTCGAGGCCGAACTGCTGGAACGCTTCGGTGAAACGCAAATTGACCCAACCCTCGAGCGAGTCCGGCTGGTCATGGACCTGCTGGGTGAGCCCCAGGAGTCGTTCCGCACCATCCACGTCGCTGGCACCAACGGCAAGACGTCAACGACGCGAATGATTGAATCCCTCCTGCGCGCTTTCGGCCACCGCGTGGGCCGCACCACCAGCCCCCACCTGCAGTCGATCACCGAGCGTGTCGGCATCGACGGCGCCCCGATTCACCCCGCCGACTTCGTCGCCGTCTACGACCAGATAGCCCCGTACATGGCGATGGCCGACGAACAGTCGATGCGGCAGGGTGGCCAACGGTTGTCCTACTTCGAGGCACTGGTGTGCATTGCATACGCCGCGTTCGCTGATGCTCCCGTCGAGGTCGCCGTGGTGGAGGTCGGCATGGGCGGGCGCTGGGACGCCACCAACGTCGTGCAGGCCGATGTCAACGTGATCATGCCGATCGCCCTCGACCACACGGAGTACCTCGGAGACACGATCGCCGACATAGCCGGGGAAAAAGCGGGCATAATCACGAACTCCGACTCTGTGACGATCGTGGCGGATCAGGAGGAGGACGCGATGCGCGTGGTGCTGGAGGCCGCCGTCGAGGCAGGCTCAGCAGTCGCTCGCCTGGGCAGCGAGTTTGGCGTGGCTGATGCGACCGTCGCGGTAGGTGGGCAAAATCTCACCCTCCGGGGCCTGGGTGGAGAGTATGGGGAGGTCTTCCTGCCGTTGTCCGGCCCACATCAGGCCCGCAACGCGGCCGTCGCACTCGCCGCGGTCGAAGCGTTCCACGGCGCAAGCTCTCAGCGCCCGCTCGACGCCGACACGGTGCGCGAGGGGTTCGCCCAGGTCGCATCCCCTGGGCGGCTAGAGCGCGTACGCGGCACACCGACGACCTTCATCGACGCCACCCACAACCCGCATGGGGCACGTGCGCTTGCCGACGCCCTGTCAGCCGATTTCGACTTCACCCGTCTCATAGGAGTGGTCGCCGTACTGGGAGACAAAGACGCGGTTGGTATTCTTACCGCGCTTGAACCCGTACTCACCGAGGTTGTGATCACCCAGAACACCTCGCCCCGCGCGCTGGATGCGTACGAGCTGGCGGAGATAGCGCGGGAGATTTTCGGCGACGAGCGCGTGCATGTCGCGGACAGGTTGGCTGAGGCTTACGAGCTGGCCGTCGAACTGGCCGAGGACGCGCTGGCCGAGGTGGGTGTGCAATCCGGATCCGGGGTTGTCATCACCGGTTCTGTTGTCACGGCGGGAGAGGCCCGCACCATGTTCGGAAAGGAACCTCAATGA